The following are encoded in a window of Massilia sp. R2A-15 genomic DNA:
- a CDS encoding pyridoxamine 5'-phosphate oxidase family protein: MKPINQADLTAILKVLDESTEMSLATCRPDGFPQSTTVNFVHEDLTLYCAVGLDSQKAHNIRANGKVSATINRTRREWRDLQGISIGGIATVLADAAQMRTTADRLLGRYPHLSQYIKGTGALPWSGMLFIRIVPQVISILDYRERFGHTTLVELT, from the coding sequence ATGAAGCCGATCAACCAAGCCGACCTGACCGCTATCCTGAAGGTGCTCGACGAGTCGACCGAGATGAGCCTGGCCACCTGCCGTCCGGATGGTTTTCCCCAGTCGACGACGGTGAACTTCGTCCACGAGGACCTGACCCTGTACTGCGCGGTCGGGCTGGACAGCCAGAAGGCGCACAACATCCGCGCTAACGGCAAGGTGTCGGCCACCATCAACCGGACCAGGCGCGAGTGGCGCGACCTGCAGGGCATCTCCATCGGCGGGATCGCCACCGTGCTGGCCGACGCGGCGCAAATGCGCACCACGGCGGACCGCCTGCTGGGCCGCTATCCGCATCTGTCCCAATACATCAAGGGCACCGGCGCGCTTCCCTGGTCGGGCATGCTGTTCATCAGGATCGTGCCGCAGGTCATTTCCATCCTCGACTACCGCGAGCGCTTCGGGCATACCACGCTGGTGGAACTGACATGA
- a CDS encoding cupin-like domain-containing protein, giving the protein MSEQRKPLSPQRLPPLEASRSTSHADAAAKKQAREQRDALVRGVTSIHEMREAIKDAARALPSISEVPRLGKLDAAAFRARAAEGRPFLITGVVDRWPLTALTPESLRERFSHLPVRARVGDYINTAFAPDRAMQDMSMLEYLDLVAAGTQHLPPYLGNLELRELNRLCHWPTYFDKMGPPRFWVGPAGTVTPLHCDYDDNIFAQVWGSKRIFLSPPHHDQFLYPSEANAILFGSPVNPEAPDFDKFPLARQASLIEVIVNPGDMLYVPAGWYHYVRALTFSLSSNRWARAMPFALNGAPLLRR; this is encoded by the coding sequence ATGTCAGAACAAAGAAAACCGCTCTCCCCGCAGCGGCTGCCGCCTTTGGAGGCATCGCGGTCCACGTCGCATGCCGATGCAGCCGCAAAGAAGCAGGCGCGCGAACAAAGGGATGCGCTGGTGCGCGGCGTCACGTCGATCCACGAGATGCGCGAGGCGATCAAGGATGCCGCGCGCGCCCTGCCGTCGATTTCCGAAGTGCCGCGCCTCGGCAAGCTCGATGCCGCGGCGTTTCGCGCGCGCGCCGCCGAGGGCCGGCCCTTCCTGATCACCGGCGTGGTGGATCGCTGGCCGCTCACCGCCCTCACGCCGGAATCGCTGCGCGAGCGCTTCAGCCACCTGCCGGTGCGCGCGCGGGTGGGCGACTACATCAATACCGCGTTCGCGCCGGACCGCGCGATGCAGGACATGTCGATGCTGGAGTATCTCGATCTTGTCGCTGCCGGCACGCAGCATCTGCCGCCCTACCTGGGCAACCTGGAACTGCGCGAATTGAACCGCCTGTGCCACTGGCCCACCTACTTCGATAAAATGGGCCCGCCGCGCTTCTGGGTCGGCCCCGCCGGCACGGTGACGCCGCTGCACTGCGACTACGACGACAATATCTTCGCGCAGGTCTGGGGCAGCAAGCGCATCTTCCTGTCGCCGCCGCACCACGATCAATTCCTGTATCCGAGCGAGGCCAACGCGATCCTGTTCGGATCCCCGGTCAATCCCGAAGCGCCGGATTTCGACAAATTCCCGCTGGCGCGCCAGGCCTCGCTGATCGAGGTCATCGTCAATCCCGGCGACATGCTGTACGTGCCGGCGGGCTGGTACCACTACGTTCGCGCGCTGACGTTTTCGCTTTCCTCCAACCGCTGGGCGCGCGCCATGCCGTTTGCGCTGAACGGCGCGCCGTTGCTGCGGCGATAA
- a CDS encoding DEAD/DEAH box helicase: protein MNKRVPVDSVWRNFHPAVAAWFGAAFPAATEAQLRAWPLIQAGRTTLVAAPTGSGKTLTAFLAAIDALVRESRDAPLPDETQVLYVSPLKALSNDIRVNLQGPLEGIGRKLTEMGLREHGIRTAVRTGDTTTAERNAMRKRAPHILVSTPESLYVLLGSDSGRAMLSTVRTVIVDEIHAVAGSKRGSHLALSLERLAALCPRPPVRIGLSATQKPLSLVADFLRGGGADCDVVDVGHVRARDLALELPPVPLEAIMPNEVWERVYDRMAELVVLHRTSLIFVNTRRMAERLARHLGDRLGSEHVAAHHGSLAKEYRLVAEQRLKAGDLQVLIATASLELGIDIGDVDLVCQVGSPRNIASLLQRVGRSGHQVGGMPKGRLFPTSRDDLIECAALLDCVRRGELDALRIPRTPLDVLAQQIVAEVANREWGEDELFELVRRAQPYAQLERANYDAVLRMLAEGYTTRNGVRGAYLHRDAATRSLRGRRGGKLAAVTSGGTIPDNADYTVLLEPQGQSVGTVNEDFAVESLAGDVFQLGNTSYRIMRVEAGKVRVEDAHGAAPNIPFWLGEAPGRSDELSAGVARLRGEIDRELSEAEGEAALDRAVAWLDEHLGLNEDAARQIVEYLARSRAALGALPTQDTLVMERFFDESGGMQLVLHTPFGSRINRAWGLALRKRFCRSFNFELQAAATEDAIILSLSTSHSFPLDEVWRYLKSASAEHILVQALLDAPLFNVRWRWNATTALALPRFTGGRKVAPQLQRMKSDDLLAAVFPDQAACLENVVGERELPSHPLVDQTLDDCLHEAMDSEGWLALLRRIEAGEVRLLSRDLPAPSPLAMEILNARPYAFLDDAPLEERRTQAVMSRRWSDPASTDDMGALDAEAIAGVAEEAWPQPRGADEMQEALVALSCVTQEEAARKEGWAAWLDSLAKGGRATRLRGDGADLWVPLERLDCLQAAYPEAIAAPALDIPDSHRGNGDEAWTRDAALVEILRARLTGFGPQPLAAIAASLALPEPTAAIALTQLESEGYVMRGRFTPGAPDEGWCERHLLARIHRYTIKRLRREIEPVERQDFMRFLFDWQHLSDGTQWHGDDALPQVLAQLEGYEAAAGAWESDLLALRLRDYSILGLDDLCRAGKLVWTRVGAPRSAAGGPVRSTPIVLLPRRQTALWHSLPGPNGPPEISPRATFVLEALRRDGAMFFDELQQDTRLLPVELENALGELVSTGVVNADSFAGMRAMLLPASKRASNDKRRRRGAGPTMEEAGRWALVRRGDVEALPEPATGKPARKPRTAPETLEYIAMTLLRRYGVMFWRLLEREAAWLPSWRELLPVYHRLEARGEIRGGRFVAGFSGEQFALPEAIPLLREVRRRAHDGSLVCISGVDPLNLCGTLLPGDKVPAIAGNRVLFRDGVPVATIVAGKINYLEEPGAEREKLHAHLVGRGVHPH, encoded by the coding sequence ATGAACAAGCGCGTTCCCGTCGACAGCGTCTGGCGGAACTTCCATCCTGCCGTCGCAGCATGGTTCGGTGCGGCCTTCCCGGCCGCGACCGAGGCCCAGCTGCGCGCCTGGCCCCTGATCCAGGCCGGCCGCACCACCCTGGTGGCCGCGCCCACGGGCTCCGGCAAGACCCTGACCGCCTTCCTGGCCGCGATCGACGCGCTGGTGCGCGAAAGCCGCGACGCGCCGCTGCCCGACGAAACCCAGGTGCTGTACGTGTCGCCGCTGAAGGCGCTGTCGAACGACATCCGCGTCAACCTGCAAGGCCCGCTGGAAGGCATCGGCCGCAAGCTGACGGAAATGGGCCTGCGGGAGCACGGCATCCGCACCGCAGTGCGCACCGGCGACACCACCACCGCCGAACGCAACGCCATGCGCAAGCGCGCCCCGCACATCCTGGTCTCGACGCCAGAATCGCTATACGTGCTGCTGGGCTCCGACAGCGGCCGCGCCATGCTCTCGACCGTGCGCACCGTGATCGTCGACGAAATCCACGCCGTCGCCGGCAGCAAGCGTGGCAGCCACCTCGCGCTCAGCCTCGAGCGGTTAGCCGCGCTGTGCCCGCGCCCGCCGGTGCGGATCGGCCTGTCGGCCACCCAGAAACCCCTGTCCCTGGTGGCCGACTTCCTTCGTGGCGGCGGCGCCGATTGCGACGTGGTGGACGTCGGACACGTGCGCGCGCGCGACCTGGCGCTGGAACTGCCGCCGGTGCCGCTCGAAGCGATCATGCCCAACGAGGTGTGGGAGCGCGTCTACGACCGCATGGCCGAACTGGTGGTGCTGCACCGGACCTCCCTCATTTTCGTCAATACGCGGCGCATGGCCGAACGGCTGGCGCGCCACCTCGGCGACCGGCTGGGATCGGAACACGTGGCCGCGCACCACGGCAGCCTGGCCAAGGAATACCGCCTGGTGGCCGAACAGCGCCTGAAGGCCGGCGACCTGCAGGTGCTGATCGCCACCGCGTCGCTGGAGCTGGGCATCGACATCGGCGACGTGGACCTGGTGTGCCAGGTCGGCTCGCCGCGCAACATCGCCTCGCTGCTGCAGCGCGTGGGCCGGTCGGGCCACCAGGTCGGCGGCATGCCGAAAGGCCGCCTGTTCCCGACCTCGCGCGACGACCTGATCGAATGCGCGGCGTTGCTCGACTGCGTGCGCCGCGGCGAACTGGACGCCCTGCGCATCCCGCGCACGCCGCTGGACGTGCTGGCGCAGCAGATCGTGGCCGAAGTGGCCAACCGCGAATGGGGCGAGGACGAACTGTTCGAGCTGGTGCGCCGCGCGCAACCGTACGCGCAGCTCGAACGCGCGAACTACGACGCCGTGCTGCGCATGCTCGCCGAAGGCTACACCACCCGCAACGGCGTGCGCGGCGCCTACCTGCACCGCGACGCCGCCACCCGCTCGCTGCGCGGCCGGCGCGGCGGCAAGCTGGCCGCGGTCACTTCGGGCGGCACCATCCCCGACAATGCCGACTACACCGTGCTGCTCGAGCCGCAGGGCCAGTCGGTCGGCACGGTCAACGAAGACTTTGCGGTCGAAAGCCTCGCCGGCGACGTTTTCCAGCTCGGGAACACCTCTTACCGCATCATGCGGGTCGAAGCGGGCAAGGTGCGCGTGGAAGATGCCCACGGCGCGGCGCCCAACATTCCGTTCTGGCTGGGCGAAGCGCCGGGCCGCAGCGACGAACTTTCGGCCGGCGTTGCGCGCCTGCGCGGCGAGATCGATCGCGAGCTGTCCGAGGCCGAAGGCGAAGCGGCGCTGGACCGCGCGGTCGCCTGGCTGGACGAGCACCTGGGCCTGAACGAAGACGCCGCGCGCCAGATCGTCGAGTACCTGGCGCGTTCCCGCGCCGCGCTGGGCGCCCTGCCGACCCAGGACACGCTGGTCATGGAACGCTTCTTCGACGAGTCGGGCGGCATGCAACTGGTGCTGCACACGCCGTTCGGCAGCCGCATCAACCGCGCCTGGGGCCTGGCGCTGCGCAAGCGCTTCTGCCGCAGCTTCAACTTCGAACTGCAGGCCGCAGCGACCGAAGACGCGATCATCCTGTCGCTCTCGACCTCCCACAGCTTTCCGCTCGACGAGGTCTGGCGCTACCTGAAATCGGCCAGCGCCGAACATATCCTGGTGCAGGCCCTGCTCGACGCGCCGCTGTTCAACGTGCGATGGCGCTGGAACGCCACCACCGCCCTTGCCCTGCCGCGCTTCACCGGCGGACGCAAGGTGGCGCCCCAGCTGCAGCGCATGAAGAGCGACGACCTGCTGGCCGCCGTGTTCCCCGACCAGGCGGCGTGCCTGGAGAATGTCGTCGGCGAGCGCGAACTGCCAAGCCATCCGCTGGTCGACCAGACGCTCGACGACTGCCTGCACGAGGCGATGGACAGCGAAGGCTGGCTGGCCCTGCTGCGCCGCATCGAAGCGGGCGAAGTGCGCCTGCTGTCGCGCGACCTGCCGGCGCCGTCGCCGCTGGCGATGGAAATCCTGAACGCGCGTCCTTACGCCTTCCTGGACGACGCGCCGCTGGAAGAGCGCCGCACGCAGGCGGTCATGAGCCGGCGCTGGAGCGATCCGGCGTCCACCGACGACATGGGCGCGCTCGATGCGGAAGCCATCGCGGGCGTGGCGGAAGAAGCGTGGCCGCAGCCGCGCGGCGCCGACGAGATGCAGGAGGCTCTGGTCGCGCTGTCGTGTGTAACGCAGGAGGAAGCTGCGCGCAAAGAAGGCTGGGCGGCGTGGCTCGACTCGCTTGCCAAAGGCGGCCGTGCTACTCGGCTGCGCGGCGACGGCGCCGACTTGTGGGTGCCGCTCGAACGGCTCGACTGCCTGCAGGCCGCCTATCCGGAAGCGATCGCTGCGCCGGCGCTGGACATCCCCGACAGCCATCGCGGCAACGGCGACGAAGCGTGGACGCGCGACGCCGCTCTGGTCGAAATCCTGCGCGCGCGCCTGACCGGCTTCGGGCCGCAACCGCTTGCGGCGATCGCAGCCAGCCTGGCGCTGCCGGAACCGACCGCCGCCATCGCGCTGACCCAGCTCGAAAGCGAAGGCTACGTCATGCGCGGGCGCTTCACGCCGGGTGCGCCGGACGAGGGATGGTGCGAGCGCCACCTGCTGGCGCGCATCCACCGCTACACGATCAAGCGGCTGCGGCGCGAGATCGAGCCGGTCGAGCGGCAGGATTTCATGCGCTTCCTGTTCGACTGGCAGCACCTGTCCGATGGCACGCAATGGCATGGCGACGACGCCTTGCCGCAGGTGCTGGCGCAGCTCGAAGGCTATGAAGCGGCGGCCGGCGCGTGGGAAAGCGACCTGCTCGCCCTGCGCCTGCGCGACTACTCCATTCTCGGGCTGGACGATCTGTGCCGCGCCGGCAAGCTGGTTTGGACGCGCGTCGGCGCGCCGCGTTCGGCGGCCGGCGGCCCGGTGCGCAGCACGCCCATCGTGCTGCTGCCGCGCCGCCAGACTGCCCTGTGGCATTCGCTCCCCGGCCCAAATGGCCCGCCGGAGATCTCGCCGCGCGCCACCTTCGTGCTGGAAGCGCTGCGGCGCGACGGCGCCATGTTCTTCGACGAGCTGCAGCAGGACACGCGCCTGTTGCCAGTGGAGCTGGAGAACGCGCTGGGCGAACTGGTATCGACCGGGGTGGTCAACGCCGACAGTTTCGCAGGCATGCGCGCCATGCTGCTGCCCGCATCCAAACGCGCCAGCAACGACAAGCGCAGGCGCCGCGGCGCAGGCCCGACGATGGAGGAAGCGGGACGCTGGGCCCTGGTGCGGCGCGGCGACGTGGAAGCGCTGCCTGAACCTGCGACCGGCAAGCCCGCGCGCAAGCCGCGCACCGCACCGGAAACGCTGGAATACATCGCCATGACGCTGTTGCGCCGCTACGGCGTGATGTTCTGGCGGCTTCTGGAGCGCGAAGCGGCGTGGCTGCCGTCGTGGCGCGAGCTGCTGCCGGTGTACCATCGGCTCGAAGCGCGCGGCGAGATCCGCGGCGGCCGCTTTGTCGCGGGCTTTTCGGGCGAACAGTTCGCGCTGCCCGAAGCCATTCCGCTGCTGCGCGAAGTGCGCCGGCGCGCGCACGACGGCAGCCTGGTGTGCATCTCCGGCGTCGATCCGCTCAACCTGTGCGGCACGCTGCTACCGGGCGATAAAGTCCCTGCCATCGCGGGCAATCGCGTGCTGTTCCGCGATGGCGTGCCGGTGGCGACCATCGTCGCCGGCAAGATCAACTATCTCGAGGAGCCCGGCGCGGAGCGCGAGAAGCTGCATGCGCATTTGGTGGGGCGCGGCGTCCACCCGCACTAG
- a CDS encoding DUF4232 domain-containing protein yields MSTRSKFTGGLSAMSVLMLSLAGQAHGAQPVPFLNQPAAAKAAATPAAAGFTHPCSGADLAVAAGPAGAYRGHATQEIRLTNNGAATCHLPGFPSAQLQPVGEAPQTVGASDLAPQLANERIELAPGESALMLMGTPGSCDAAAKPQRKVSRQLQLALPGGGVKVLNGVHVDTLCGRASVIRFHRVQNDGAAKAVSPLEQLAGSVSVADDASRGAMLAYTVTLSNPTAAPISLASCPAYTQSLYADGKSAATTLRLNCGAAGGQIPANSSVSFAMQAQVPADFAPGSLKLSWKLEDGPGAGKMINLR; encoded by the coding sequence ATGTCAACTCGTTCGAAATTCACCGGCGGCCTGTCCGCCATGTCCGTCCTCATGTTATCGCTGGCTGGCCAGGCGCACGGCGCCCAGCCGGTGCCCTTCCTGAACCAGCCCGCGGCGGCAAAGGCCGCGGCGACGCCGGCCGCCGCCGGCTTCACCCATCCTTGCTCGGGCGCCGACCTCGCGGTCGCGGCCGGGCCGGCGGGCGCCTATCGCGGCCACGCCACGCAGGAGATCCGCCTCACCAATAACGGCGCCGCCACGTGCCACCTGCCCGGCTTCCCGAGCGCGCAATTGCAGCCGGTGGGCGAAGCGCCGCAGACGGTTGGCGCCAGCGACCTCGCGCCGCAACTGGCAAACGAGCGCATCGAGCTTGCGCCGGGCGAATCGGCGCTGATGCTGATGGGGACTCCCGGTTCGTGCGACGCGGCGGCCAAGCCGCAGCGCAAGGTCAGCCGGCAACTGCAGCTGGCCCTGCCGGGCGGCGGCGTGAAAGTGCTGAACGGCGTGCACGTCGATACCCTGTGCGGCCGCGCCTCGGTGATCCGCTTCCACCGCGTGCAAAATGACGGCGCGGCCAAAGCGGTGTCGCCGCTCGAGCAGCTCGCCGGCAGCGTGAGCGTGGCCGATGACGCGAGCCGCGGCGCCATGCTGGCCTACACGGTGACATTGTCGAATCCGACCGCCGCGCCGATTTCGCTGGCGTCCTGCCCGGCCTACACGCAGTCGCTGTATGCCGATGGCAAGTCGGCGGCCACCACGCTGCGCCTCAATTGCGGCGCGGCGGGCGGCCAGATCCCGGCCAATTCCAGCGTCAGCTTCGCCATGCAGGCGCAGGTGCCGGCCGACTTCGCGCCAGGCAGCTTGAAACTGAGCTGGAAGCTGGAAGACGGTCCCGGCGCCGGCAAGATGATCAACTTGCGCTAA
- a CDS encoding DUF1906 domain-containing protein yields the protein MQALFRSPLATLLPSVILASSALLAALPAHAYPSGGAAFNGKGFDTCAAPSTSQMQSWWTSTPWSFVGIYVGGNTRACSQPNLTAAWMNTTNTMGWRHQMIWVGPQAPCSTFANRISLDPATAYQQGKTEADSAYNALIALGITNSAAGTPIVYDMEGYTNDAACRAAVKSFMLGWTDELAVAPAQVAGVYGSACNSYLSDLATIARPPAYIWAANWDLNPSTATMSCVGATNFANHQRLKQYQGDHNETWGGVTLNIDSNCANGPMAPTGGLNGTSVCN from the coding sequence ATGCAAGCCCTGTTTCGTTCACCGTTAGCGACCCTGCTACCGTCCGTCATACTCGCTTCCTCCGCCCTGCTCGCCGCCCTGCCGGCCCACGCCTACCCCAGCGGCGGCGCCGCATTCAACGGCAAGGGCTTCGATACCTGCGCCGCCCCTTCGACCTCGCAGATGCAGTCATGGTGGACCAGCACCCCGTGGAGCTTCGTCGGCATCTACGTCGGCGGCAACACGCGCGCCTGCTCGCAGCCCAACCTGACCGCGGCGTGGATGAACACCACGAACACCATGGGATGGCGCCACCAGATGATCTGGGTCGGCCCGCAGGCTCCCTGCTCGACCTTCGCCAACCGCATCAGCCTCGACCCCGCCACCGCCTACCAGCAGGGCAAGACCGAGGCCGACAGCGCCTACAACGCCCTGATCGCACTGGGCATCACCAACAGCGCGGCCGGCACGCCGATCGTCTATGACATGGAAGGCTATACCAACGACGCGGCCTGCCGCGCGGCCGTCAAGTCGTTCATGCTCGGCTGGACCGACGAACTGGCCGTGGCGCCGGCCCAGGTGGCGGGCGTGTATGGCTCGGCGTGCAATTCCTACCTGAGCGACCTGGCCACCATCGCGCGGCCGCCTGCCTACATCTGGGCGGCCAACTGGGACCTCAATCCATCGACGGCGACCATGTCCTGCGTGGGCGCCACGAACTTCGCGAACCACCAGCGCCTGAAGCAGTACCAGGGCGACCATAATGAAACCTGGGGCGGCGTGACGCTCAATATCGACAGCAACTGCGCCAATGGACCAATGGCGCCGACCGGCGGCCTGAATGGCACCAGCGTGTGCAACTAG
- a CDS encoding diguanylate cyclase domain-containing protein produces MAAERPCTSVMPFFQRQITPHEWRTFSMAIQLNHSIRKFAPSILLVLVGALLTLGAYSMHQRLTREKVSLHAAADAAQYQRALDQGIRSYVQLSRDLAGFIVASQHLEAGNFDAYMRSTDVLREHPGLHYIGYVPRIRRTAQAGSADPDYAYPYLYAYPRDARTVAAQGMDFSAIPARWNAMQQARDSGTSAVTSMHFYNRPLPSDRGQVPIIAVFTPIYDLAMPTSTVGERRAALRGYVFSIYEIEQMIERVMGPRFEELFDLEIYDGDARQRTVLYDGDKRPHVVMQDEDFPIAHRADLKIGEHTWQMYFFPKPFYTLRYSNGFGTTIVLLGLFLTAAMGYGAPAAIRRFRSRSQQLADAHRFDEVFQNHPSPVYALDLQRRFINVNAHALKEFKVSRADLMDKSVENLIAPENTESAREHFQQVLRGNTVSYDSAVIGGDGVRVEVCVIMIPVKVAGRVVSVLGIAENITERKLAEWRLNESKRMLQLVIDHLPQRVFWKDTDSKFLGCNEAACRDAGLTHPDQIVGKTDFDLAWRANAEAYRSDDRATLASGQAKINYEEPQQRDDGSESWLRTSKIPLTDINGRAVAVLGMYEDITDRKLIERQLEEMAHFDSLTGLANRAYFHHQLEHARVRAKRNGATFALMYLDLDKFKAVNDTYGHEVGDRLLKAFAHRVKGVLREADTVARLGGDEFALTLEDLPDREAAKAVAAKLVATMQAPFVLDGVELCVGTSIGVAFSSPDISVSSLVRRADEAMYRAKRGGRNRYEVDEN; encoded by the coding sequence ATGGCCGCCGAACGCCCTTGCACGTCCGTCATGCCCTTTTTCCAACGTCAGATTACGCCACACGAATGGCGCACTTTCTCAATGGCGATCCAGTTGAACCACTCAATCCGTAAATTTGCGCCCTCCATCCTTCTCGTGCTCGTTGGCGCGCTGCTGACGCTGGGCGCCTACAGCATGCACCAGCGGCTGACGCGCGAAAAAGTCTCGCTGCATGCCGCCGCCGACGCGGCCCAATACCAGCGGGCGCTTGACCAGGGCATCCGATCTTACGTGCAGCTGAGCCGCGACCTGGCGGGATTCATCGTCGCCTCGCAGCACCTCGAGGCCGGCAATTTCGACGCTTACATGCGCAGCACCGACGTGCTGCGCGAACATCCTGGCCTTCACTACATTGGCTACGTGCCGCGCATCAGGCGCACCGCCCAGGCGGGCAGCGCAGATCCCGACTACGCCTATCCTTACCTGTACGCGTATCCGCGCGATGCGCGCACGGTCGCGGCGCAGGGGATGGATTTTTCCGCCATTCCCGCACGCTGGAATGCGATGCAACAGGCGCGCGATTCCGGCACATCGGCCGTCACGTCGATGCACTTTTACAACCGGCCGTTGCCGTCCGACCGGGGCCAGGTGCCGATCATCGCCGTGTTCACCCCGATCTATGACCTGGCAATGCCCACTTCGACCGTTGGCGAGCGCCGCGCGGCATTGCGCGGGTACGTGTTTTCGATTTACGAAATCGAGCAAATGATCGAACGCGTGATGGGCCCGAGGTTCGAGGAACTGTTCGACCTCGAGATCTACGACGGCGATGCGCGCCAGCGGACAGTTCTCTACGATGGCGACAAACGGCCGCACGTGGTGATGCAGGATGAGGACTTTCCGATCGCCCATCGGGCCGACCTCAAGATCGGCGAGCATACCTGGCAGATGTATTTCTTCCCGAAGCCGTTTTACACCCTGCGCTACAGCAACGGCTTTGGTACGACGATTGTGCTGCTTGGCCTGTTCCTCACGGCCGCGATGGGCTACGGCGCCCCCGCGGCGATCCGGCGTTTTCGCTCGCGTTCCCAGCAGCTCGCCGATGCGCACCGGTTCGACGAGGTGTTCCAGAACCATCCCTCGCCCGTCTACGCGCTCGACCTGCAGCGCCGCTTCATCAACGTCAATGCGCACGCGCTCAAGGAATTCAAGGTTTCCAGGGCGGACCTGATGGACAAGTCCGTCGAGAACCTGATCGCACCTGAGAATACCGAAAGCGCACGGGAACACTTTCAACAGGTCCTCCGGGGCAACACGGTCTCGTACGATTCCGCGGTCATCGGCGGCGACGGCGTGCGTGTCGAAGTATGCGTGATCATGATCCCCGTGAAGGTGGCGGGACGCGTGGTCAGCGTGCTGGGCATCGCCGAAAATATCACCGAAAGGAAGCTCGCGGAATGGCGCCTGAACGAATCGAAGCGGATGCTGCAACTGGTCATCGACCACCTTCCGCAGCGGGTGTTCTGGAAGGACACCGACTCGAAATTCCTGGGCTGTAACGAGGCGGCTTGCCGCGACGCCGGGCTCACGCATCCGGACCAGATCGTCGGCAAGACCGACTTCGACCTAGCGTGGCGCGCCAACGCCGAGGCCTATCGCAGCGACGACCGGGCCACCCTCGCCAGCGGCCAGGCCAAGATCAATTACGAAGAACCACAGCAGCGCGACGACGGCAGCGAATCCTGGCTGCGCACCAGCAAGATCCCGCTCACCGACATCAACGGACGCGCCGTCGCGGTTCTCGGCATGTACGAGGACATCACCGATCGCAAGCTCATTGAGCGGCAACTGGAGGAAATGGCCCACTTCGACAGCCTGACCGGCCTGGCCAATCGTGCGTATTTCCACCACCAGCTGGAGCACGCCAGGGTGAGGGCGAAGCGCAACGGCGCGACGTTCGCTCTCATGTATCTGGACCTCGATAAGTTCAAGGCGGTCAACGACACGTATGGACACGAGGTCGGCGACCGGTTGCTGAAGGCATTCGCCCATCGGGTCAAGGGCGTCCTGCGCGAAGCAGACACCGTCGCGCGGCTCGGCGGCGACGAATTTGCGCTCACCCTGGAAGACCTGCCCGACCGCGAGGCGGCCAAAGCGGTTGCGGCCAAACTGGTGGCGACGATGCAAGCGCCGTTCGTGCTGGACGGCGTCGAGCTGTGCGTCGGGACCAGCATCGGAGTGGCGTTTTCGTCACCGGACATCAGCGTCAGCTCGCTGGTACGCCGCGCCGACGAAGCGATGTACCGGGCCAAGCGCGGTGGGCGCAATCGCTACGAAGTCGACGAAAATTGA
- a CDS encoding ABC transporter substrate-binding protein, which produces MRFVDLTRLLLLAACAASCANASATLKILVDSSTAMPMARIEDAQVVGGIHRDLGIELARELGEPAQFLVMPRKRIPVALERGDGDLACHFLPEWLPGDFGWTEPFMPNALVLLSDARTAPVEQLQDLRGQPIGTVLGFAYPDVERELGADFVRDDAGDASQNLLKFGVGRSRHVLTGEVFWSYQQRIGGIALRAHEPLVVRRYKAACAVSRKGRFQVAAINRAIRQIQKDHRLAAMYDKYR; this is translated from the coding sequence TTGCGCTTTGTTGACCTGACCCGCCTGTTGCTGCTCGCCGCCTGCGCGGCGTCGTGTGCCAATGCGTCCGCGACCCTGAAGATCCTGGTCGACAGCAGCACTGCGATGCCGATGGCGAGGATCGAAGACGCCCAGGTGGTGGGCGGGATTCATCGCGACCTTGGCATCGAACTGGCGCGCGAACTAGGCGAACCGGCGCAGTTCCTCGTCATGCCAAGAAAGCGCATTCCGGTCGCGCTCGAGCGCGGCGACGGCGACCTGGCCTGTCATTTCCTGCCGGAGTGGCTGCCGGGCGATTTCGGCTGGACCGAGCCGTTCATGCCCAACGCCCTAGTGCTCCTGAGCGATGCGCGCACGGCGCCGGTCGAACAGCTGCAAGACCTGCGCGGCCAGCCGATCGGCACCGTGCTGGGGTTCGCCTATCCGGACGTGGAGCGCGAACTGGGCGCCGACTTCGTGCGCGACGACGCCGGCGACGCGTCGCAGAACCTCTTGAAGTTCGGCGTCGGCCGTTCGCGCCACGTCCTGACCGGTGAGGTCTTCTGGTCCTACCAGCAGCGCATCGGCGGCATCGCGCTGCGCGCGCACGAGCCGCTGGTGGTGCGGCGCTACAAGGCCGCCTGCGCCGTGTCGCGCAAGGGCCGCTTCCAAGTCGCGGCGATCAACCGGGCCATCCGGCAGATCCAGAAAGACCACCGGCTGGCCGCGATGTACGATAAATACCGTTAA